The DNA segment GCCTGATGGGATCATGTGTCACTGGGGTCTGCCTGGTTGGTGTTgatccttttcagtggtgactccctatttgtggaatgtcctctctggtgaggtgtgtctgtttccaccattactgactttcaggaggaatttgaaaacattccttttcCCCCCAGACATTTGGTAGCTAAAGGATACTGTCCCTGGCAATcctgagatcactggatgaaatgatgtttttaactgtaattttttaaagaaagtgtgttatgttttgtttttaactgttttgtggtagatgtgtattttaatagttaattttttaatatttttaatatttaacattgtAGCACTTCTGACATCTTGACATCGTCACATCCTAATAATTTTAACTAATTCAATTTTAACACTTAGTACTGTGTACTTGGTTTTTagttattttatgtttaattatgttttgattttttggtataatgaactcattttaagttgtttaacatatggttttaattgtatattgattgtctgttgtgaaccgcccagagagcttcggctatggggcggtatataaatttaataaataaataaatatgtgtttgctgccctgggctcttttgggaagaTAGGTAGGATATTtatatacagtaaataaataatgtagtcCTTCAGATGCTATGTTGGCAACTGCTGCTATAAACCAAATAACTGTGGAGCAGAGaagtatttatttctttattacatttataccccgcctttcttttcatgatagaaacccaaggcggcttacatatggttcccaggcggtctcccatccaggcactgaccacacctgaaagggagctggccttatgtgccttcagacccatATACAGTAATCTTtgtttcattaaaacaaaatcagATTGATACTTAAAGTTGCCTTGGTTCTGGGATTATGAATTGTATAAATCCTTATGGTTTCAAGGGTGGCATCAAAACATACATTCTGCCAAATTGATGCATACTGTACCTTTAGGACACTAGTATCTCAAATGGAACACAATACATCCACCCATTAATTCAATTTCCCTACAGCTATATCAGGAACAGTGTTTGCCTTACTACTCAGTGTTTGTGTTTTTCAGTCTCTCTTGAAATACTATGGCTGTGAAGTGGGCCAGTGGACACTCTTCATCAATATTGTGTTTGAACGTGAGCAAAGATGGTCTATTGGCTTCAGGAGCTGAAGGAGGAGAGCTTACCATCTGGAGTGAGGAAGGGAGTCCATTGGAACATGCACAACTCAACAAAGCAGATGATGTTACTAGTGTTGTGTTTTCTCCTACCTGTTCCAGAAGATTATATGCTTCCCATGGGGAGACTGTTAGCATTCTGGATACCAGGTGTCTGAAAGAGCCAATTGAATGTTTCCATGTAAATGATGAAGAGATCAATTATCTTTCAGTAAATGAAACTGATAGTTTCTTAGCTTCTGCGGATGATTCTGGAGTAATAAAGATAATTGATTTAGAAAGAAAGAAGTTAAGCCGCTGCCTCAGACGACATTCAAATATTTGTGCATCTGCCGTGTTTCGTCCGCAAAGACCTCAAAGCCTTCTTTCGTGTGGTCTGGATATGAAGGTGATCAGCAACAAATGAACATTTCCTGTATATCACATACTagcaaaaaatgtgtgcaaagATATTTGATACATGTTTCTTTTTTCTCCTATGTTAATTTGTCTATAATCATCATGTGTCGTTAGACTAAGAAATCCTCCTATATATTTATTGATCAGGAAATAAGGCATTTCCTTTTAAAAGGTAATATAAGTAACAACTAAggtaaaacaagcaaacaagatAAAAAGGAAAAGCTCTTGGAAAGAGCTTCCTGGGAGCCCCAATAtctatttttttcttgttggttCATTTGACTATAAATAGTTACAGCATAAATATAAACAGCATAATAacagtatataaaaaaataaagagtgcattaagtgaatgaatgaatgaatgaataaaaatatgTCCTTATACACTGCCAGGTTATTTCAGCTAACATTTCACAGTACTCCTAATGCTGAGTTCACATTTTCATACACCTTGTTATACCAGTACATAATGAAAACATTTCATATTTCTTTTCATGTTTCTAGTACAACTTCTAACAAAATAACAGATTACATTTTTGACAATAACAATCCCCTttatacaaaataataattatgaaaaacaacAAACCAAACAATTTGGTGATGATTTGGGTCGCTGATAATTACTAAAACTAAATAGGGCCAATTTGAATGAAACCATATTTTCTCATAAAATTATAAAAGTGTTATAGTTAATTTCTTTAATATTCTATAATTCTTTAAACTTTTGCCAATCGTGTTCAAATTTGTTTGTCTTATTCTTCCCATTTTTAACCCATATAATCCAAGTAGTTTTACTTAAAGTGGCCATTTCCTACAGTTTTGTATACCGTTCTCTAACATGTGGGATTCCGTTCCCCTCAATATTTTGCATCCAGAATCTTTGCTGTTAATACCATCAGAAATAACAGATTCTCTTGTTCTTTAGGTACAACATATTTCTAAATAAGTGAATAGAAATATTGGATCATTTTGGATACTGCAAGAAATGCCATATATTTGCTATAATTGGTTGTCAATCCTGTTTTTGCTTCAGAATATTCCCACCAACAATGAAAAAAGTTTGCTCTAGATGTTCCACACTTCCAACAGTTAGTTTTCTCTGTATCATGGATAGCAGGATGTCAAATACCACATTGCCCATAATTTGATTCAATTATCTATTCAAGTAAGTGAGGCAGTATATTCATATTTTTCCAAATATAATTCCAGTTTTCATTGGTGATACGTGTTCCAAAATTTGTTCCCATTTCACAACATAATCCACTGAACTGTTGACTCTCAAATGCATCTTAATTTGATAAATCTTAGCAGCTGTTTGTTAATACAGTATAAATTTTTCTCATTTAATGGGCCTCAGTTATTTCTTAACCAATTATTTAAAGTCTCTAatttggaaattattattatcatcatcataagaatttattacctgcccttcacccaaaggtcccagggcgggttacaacaatttaaaaacacataattaaaaaaagttaaaaacaacccaaacatcacagaaaaaagggcgggtcctaaaaatatacatctcaggtatttcctgaaagttgtacaatgaagttgccagatacaccttggaggggagagagttccatagtgtAGGGGCTGCCTCCCTTGAActtctgaatttattttatttatttattaaatttgttagatgcccatctggcaggggttatcctgccactctgggcgacgtacaataaaatacaaatacattccataaaaaacataagcagaaaaattaaaaccaccccTAGAACAGCAAtctagatcctccgtggcgcagagtggtaagcggcagtaacgcagccgaagctctgctcacggccggagttcgattccaatggaaggaggaagtcgaatctccggtaaaaggggtcgaggtccactcagccttccatccatccgtggtcggtaaaatgagtacccagcatacgctggggggtaaagaaaggccggggaaggaactggaaatcccaccccatatatacagtctgcctagtaaacgtcgcaagacgtcaccctaagagtcggaaacgacttgcactacaagtgcgaggacacctttaccttttttagaaCAGCAAACTACCAaaaggggcccctctgctgatctcaacaccagagagggtctgtagggtaggaggcggtctttcagatatttgggacctaagtcatttagggctttaaacactaatgtgagaaccttgaactgggcccagaaacgaaatggcaaccaatgcagctgttttaaaatgggttatatgagttctaaaaagaACCCTAGCCAGtgatctggttgctgcattttggaccagttagagtttccaagtcatcttcaagggcagccccacataaataatccagtctggaagttatcagagcatggagcactgtggccaagtcatctctgttcaaAAGGGGCCAAAGTTGGCAAACTAGCCAGAGCTGGAAAGAGGCAAtcctagccattgaggccacctgaaacctccagtgacagtgtaggatcaaggctgcagacctgctccttcaaggaaagagcaactccatccagaacaggccatctttccACTTCCTGGACATAAAAactcttgcagagcttggaaaagttacttttttgaactacagctcccatcagcccaatccagtggccatgctggctggggctgatgggagttgtagtttaaaaaagtaacttttccaagctctgctcttggcCCACACCCAGTCCATCCAAATACTCAAAATACTGTAAGTTGTGTATCTCTTAAATATCCTCTAATCTGCTGAAAGGATTTCACCTGATTATTACTcacccattttttaaatttgtcaAGCCTTGCTTTTGCCAGTTTGTAAATTGTTCTATAAGTCTATTTTTATTAAACTGGGGGTGAAGTAATACTGAAGAAATTGGGGAAGTTGATatacataatttatttttaattttttcccaCATGCTTAATAAAGCTGTAAAAATAAGAGTCCCAGTATTGATTAAATAGCGAAAACAAATGCTGAAGTAGTTTAAAGTAGGACTTATTAAGGGTACCATATTATAGGTATTTACGCCAAACTGGGGAGTTAGGATatggtggatctctggctgagccagctaggtcctggctcagccaggcttcACTGGTGTAAGTCCCTCATACAGGCTCAGCCTGCAAAACTCCATCCCTCCTAGCTCAGCTGACACCAGCGTAAATTGAACCAGCATAAGTCCCCAAAAAAGGGTATGATGGGGTGGGACCGAGGGGAAGGGAACTTACACTGTATCCTACATCTATTCAGCGTGGTCATGTGACCTCCAGTCCCAGAAGAAATTAAGCCGGGAAAAAGGGTGGtcaaagtaaaaacaaacaatagctctgttttttgctgcttttattttctttccacggggctctgccagctgagccagcattctcccctcccaaggtctcCTGAAGAGAGTTGGATTCTGGTGTACCTTCAACTGGCTTAAGTTATGCCTGATTTCTTGATGTACCTTTTGAGAGCATGCAAAGTGTTTCCACCTTTGTTTGGCTGAGTAACTATAGCTCAAATTCCTCTGTGATTAGTGAGCAGGGCTTTTATTATCGGGGATATGGCTTTTATGCTAGATTTAGTCTTCGTGGCACTACTCTTTTTAGAGACATCTAGACTTACAGTCTTAATATCTACTTAATATCCACTTCAGTTGTGAGAAATTTCTTAAATTCAGTGTAATTATTAAACCTATAGATTATGTATGTCACGAAggaaaaatgtaataatatatgGTTATACTGGCTTAAGTCAGATACCATATTTTCAATCTCTAGATCAGAGACTAGGTATGTGTTGCAGTATCTATGATGTCCAGATTGGGAAAACTGTAATTAGAAGTTACAGGAATCCCCTCCAAAGCATCATTTGAAGCAAGATGGCACACCATGTTTACAGGCACACCTGGTAAAGCTAACACATAGTTTGTCAGAAATTCGGATGCTGTGCTCAACTATGGTTATCACATGGTAGGGAAAGGCGTGAGGAATCCACagtagaggaaaggaggaagcatGTGAGCCTGTGGCATACATTCGCTGTGTCCAGATCTGAAATCTGTTGTTTGATGAGCCAGAGTCCTGAATCATAGAAGcagcttacagtgcaatcctaagcatgtctgttcaaaagtaaaccctattgaatccagtgggacttactcagaggtaagtgggTTAGCACTGCAGCTTAAGTTGGTTATTTTAGGAAGCCAATTTTATGTTAAGAGTCCTCTATAGTAAAAGCACCATTAAACCTTGTGAAAATTGAATTATGATATACAGAGCTAATGCTTAGTTTCTACAATGAGGCTTCTGGTTTAAGAAAGAAATAATTGTTTGCTCAACTTTTAATTACTGGTCATtgtaaaaatacaacatacagaTCTGGGTGTTGTCTCAGGAATACTAACAAAGCTTTCAAAGTTCAGATAAGATCACTGTGCTATATTTTGAGAACCTCTGTTTTTAAGGAACAAGATATTTTGTTCAGCTTGGTAGATGGATATGATAAGCAAATGCAGTAAAATCACTCTAAATACTTTATGTAATTTATTTAAAACTTCTCAAAGCTTAATGGTGAAATGAGAGCTGTTATGTATCATATATAGACACTGTAATCAATTGAGTTTTTTCCACTTGATTGCTAGGCACAGGAGAGCATCACTTGGTGACAGCTGCCTCAGTTTCTGACTCTGGGAATAGGACAACATAAAGGAAATTAAAACTTTGTGCAGATAGGAACACAAACTTTATACCCTTTTAGTGTGTTAGTATATGCCGCATGCTATTAAATAATTCTGAATTGTTCTATTTGAAGGTTATGATGTGGAACTTGCAGAAAGCTCGACCATTGTGGATCGTGGACTTGCAAGAGGAGGAATCGGATGAGCATGCCACTGGTCAGCTTTTTAACCCTCCACTGGCCCATTCCCTGTCTGTTTCTACTTGTGGCAATGTCTTTGGCTGCGGAGCTGAGGATGGAAAAATCAGAATCTTCCGAGTAACAGGTGCCAAGTTTGAGCAGGAGGTACTGTTTAAGGGCCACTCCTTAGCAGTATCACAAGTTTTCTTTCTACCAGAAGCCTATCGGCTCATTACAGGAGGAAACGATGGCAAAGTGTTGTTGTGGGATGTCAGCAATGAAGTGGGAAAACTGAGGAGTCCAGTCAAATCCATTCACAGAAGGAGAGCTAGGATGCCCAACACCACCAAGAAAGCTGACAAAATGAACACAGAGCTTACAAATGAGCATGTGCCCATTTTACCAAAACTAACCATTGAACATGGAGAGAAGGTGAACTGGATTTCATATGCAGAGATTAAAAGCTCTAGAAGAGTACTGGTTGCTGATCAGAGTAGCAGTATATCAATCTATCCTATTGCTGAACCTTAGACATACCTTAGCATAACTAGCAATATAGTGGGCCTTTGTTTAGCCACCACAAGAACCAACTTTATTGAAAAATGTTAAATAAAGATACAGTTGAAAACAAGTCTTACGAAATATTTACTGGTGACCCAGGAAGGAGGCCGGATACTGATCTGGAAAAGGAAAGCCGTCTGTACCTTAGCTTTGCTGCCCATTTGGGTAATTTTCAAGCAGCATTTGCAAGGGTCTTAACAGCTTGATTGTTCCCCTTTACAGCCCAAGGAGTATTATTGCTTGGTGCAATTGAAATGCTGTCACCTAATGGTAGGGGTTGCTTTGCCATCTCTCCATCATAACGCAAAACTGGTCAGTTGGTAGCCCAGGAGGTCTCACAAAACCCAGTTCCACTAACAGCAGCTTGGGGAAATTGGTCCAATTCAAGGAGATTCTGTTGCTGCAAGGCATATAGATGCTCTCCTAGTTGAATGTTCCTTGGAGGTGGCTGCCAGAACTCTTTCATTCCAGCTTTCAGCATAATGGAAATTGCTTTCTTGGTAATATTGCTCCTAAATGTTTTTTCTGATACACCAACGTTATTTCCTCCAATGTATTTTAAATCGACTGCAGCTGTTCTATAAATTGCTTAAAATATTTTGACAATTGATATTCATTGTATCAGTAATGGGATATCTTATGATAAACCAGGTATCTCACAGATGAGTGTGCAATAGAACTcagttgtgagtgtgtgtgtgaatagatAGATCTCTAACTTTCAACATGAGGAAAAAATAGAAATGGCACCTTAGTATATGCTCTGGTAGGTTTCACTGGCACCAGAAGACTTTCAAAATATTTgtgcttttaattaattttgataTTCCAGACCCCTCAATGCACCCTGAAGTTGATTGGACTACATCTACAGAGTTGGATTTGAGCTTTAATGTGCAATTTATGTATCAGGACTCCTGAATTTGTCCATGGTGTATTTCCTTCTATCTTGgttcagaaacaaaaaaaatgagtTCAAAGAAACCTGGAGTCTTAAAAATGGTGCAGCAAAATCTAGCCTTCTTCTGCAAAGCATATTAATTCATAAGTCAATGTTCCTCATTTTCTCAGCCTATTGCTACATGCTGCTATCTTCAAATGTTATTAGTGTGCCCACATGTAGATTTCTGGCTGTTTTTTTACATTaatattttgctgctgttaaaaCACAACTCCTTAAAAATTACCGCCACACTGTAGTAAATTGtaagctttttaaagaaaatgtaaccttttaaaagaaaaattcaaTATGCTAAGCTTTATGTCAATAAAAGCAACTTTCCTTCTATCAGGGAAGTATTTCTCAGCATAGGTATTTTTGGCCCACTCATATCCTTTTGTTGCTAAGAGCAGAATGCATGCTAGATACCGACATACAACTGCATGTCACAAGGGACAGTAACAGCATACTCGGTCAGAGCAATCCGGACAGTAGGAAACTGGTGTAACTTGGGCCAACATAAGTTACCCTTGTTCCAAACTCTGCTTAGCAGTGGGGCTATTGCTGACCatcccaagcctggcagaggcaAAACAaggctttaaaacagagtttgacttataCCATCCTTTTTGCCAAGTAATTTCTGCTGGGTTGTTAGGTCATGTGACTCAGCTGAATGCAGTTTGGAAATAGGGGTAAGTTTTCCCCCAGCCCCACCCTGCCTCATCATTTTGGGGGGGTTTAACTTGGCTGAGCTCAGATGGAGgactctggctgagctgggatgagggacttgCTCATGTTCAGCCagagatccacctattccaaactccacacatcctggtggatcttgggtttggattgctctgcaaaaTCCTGGGTTTCTTCTTGATCGTTTAATATTTCTGAAGAATAATTTAACCAATTGATCAGGCTTTTGTGAGATCTTAGCCATGTATTACAAAGGtgacaaacatttaaaaagagtTTCATCATGTATCTGGTCATTTTCTGTAATGTAGAAAGTTTTGGATAATTAAAACTATAAACAAAAGTGTCAAGTCTGATACTTTGACAAAAGCAAAAGTCATAGATATGCAATTGTACTGGTATCTTAAAATGGTAGTAGACATTGAGCATGATATCCATATCAGCCAATTACTTCAGAGGGTGACTGCTAACTATAATTGAATGCCATACATTTCAAGTTTGGCATTCAAGAGCTCACCATAGTTTGCTGATATGGACTTTATAGCAAATCTGGAATGGCAGACAGAAAATGAAGCTGTGTGCTAGAAGGGAAGAGGGAGCACACAGGCCTGCAATTCATTTCTAAACCTCCAAACAGTGGTTTGAGGGATTGGCTGAACTGAGCCATTGAAATATATAGCAAACACTACCAGTAcccaaaatattatttatttcaggATTTATAAACTGATCTACATTCAGAGAAAGGATGCACAATTGCTACTAAATAATTGTTTTGTAAAAGTTTTACACTTAGTCAAGAGAAGTGAAGTCTCAAAACTATTTTTATATGTCCCTGAACTGTCAATCGTTTAAAGTAATGTGTAAATAAAGTGCACTTATTTCCACTAAGTTTCATTTATGTTGAAGGTTTTTTATCTTGTTTAGATGACATTCTCAATGGATATAATAAATGTCCCAATGAGTAAGATTCCAGTtccttgtattattttaaatatgtcctgctttaaatgaatttatAGTTAAAACATTTACAAAGATGGAATCAAGGTCATCCTAAACAAATGCGGAAGTAAACAAATCTGTTACAGAAAAATACATTCTGAGCAAATTGCTGCACAGTTTAGAAGCCTTTACATAAAAATCCTGCTCTGCCTGCCATCTGAATGAAAGTCTTCTAGGTTACGTACCTGTTTCTTGGGACATATTTTATCATCTGGTTCTGATACTAGAATACAGAAGTATTCTGCTATTGGGAGCAGAGGGCAAATTATATATATTCAAAGAATGCATGCATCTATAAATAGCTAGTTTTTGTCTCTTTAAAATAGATGTGTTCCTTTTCCACTTGTTGCTTATATATATTTCTAGTGGGGCATGGCAGTTTCTTCATGCATGTACACTGTTATCTCATGAGACCTGTGTATATTGTTAGGGATGAGTTTTGGGACCCAAGTGCAAACTTAATACTAAACTGTTTAAATAAGTAGAGATGTATTTAACATACTTGGtaacattaatattttaatacaGAAAGGTTGAAGCAGTAAGCTACTATACATCGCACAGAGTGACCTAATATGAGTTTAAATATACATAATGGAACATTAACATTTTAAGATGTTAGTGTATTTTGCATGAAAGTAATTCATATATCCTCATGTGAGCAGGAGAAACTGTCACAGCTCATCTGTGCTTGTGGGCATGTGTTAATAAGCTAAACTTGGATGTCCTGGCTATAAAAAGATATAAGTGAAAATTGACCTTTAGTACAAGTTGGATCTCCTGTGTATACGGCTGCTGCAAAAAAGAAGCTAGCCAGCATTTAAACATACCCTTTTCTCTCCCTGAAGATGGCCAGACAGGCTATATCTCTGTGTGCTCTGAACAAGACATTAAACAGGTTACAAAGGGGAAACATTTGCTTTGTTAGGGACGGGTTGTGGGAAAGAGCAAAAATCATCTTGAGAGTTGAATGCCTTGTTAAGTTAGATATTTATCTAGAATATTGATGTCCTGTTTTTTGCCTGACAACAAATCTCCAGTTTAGAATAAATGAAAAGTGATACATAATAAATTATTTTGAAAGGTAGTAGTGACATAAAATGTCTGAGGGATTATGATGGAAAATCTCTACTGTCTAAGCCTTAGCTGTTGAACCTTCCTGCTGTTATGCCTTATTTTGTTTCTATAGAAAttatacaaaagaaaatattaaccACTTGGGTTGCAGAGTTTAtggtgtttatttttttctttactcTTTAAAAATACCCACCAGGTATGCAATTATTTTTTATAGCCACATTTTTTGGCTATGATCCTTTGCACATGTATTTGGACATAAATGTCCATGGGCTAACTTTTAGACAAATGTACTGAGGACTGAAGATTCTATATGCACAATGTGTTACAATATGCATGTCTCATTTTTGCTAAGAAGCAACATTAGGGAATTGTTTCCATATTACAAGTGGAAGGTGAATGCTGAGAGAAAAGTGATTAGTCTGTGATCAAGTCTCAAACATGTCCTGGCTGTATGATCAAATTCAGTTGGAAGAGCATACTGGTATGCTCTCTGTTTTGTGCATAGGCTTTTGTAAGCTTTGGACCCACATCTCTGGTATACGCCTATTGCACTACCatgtgaatttttatttttatttgt comes from the Rhineura floridana isolate rRhiFlo1 chromosome 7, rRhiFlo1.hap2, whole genome shotgun sequence genome and includes:
- the WDR53 gene encoding WD repeat-containing protein 53 isoform X1; protein product: MAVKWASGHSSSILCLNVSKDGLLASGAEGGELTIWSEEGSPLEHAQLNKADDVTSVVFSPTCSRRLYASHGETVSILDTRCLKEPIECFHVNDEEINYLSVNETDSFLASADDSGVIKIIDLERKKLSRCLRRHSNICASAVFRPQRPQSLLSCGLDMKVMMWNLQKARPLWIVDLQEEESDEHATGQLFNPPLAHSLSVSTCGNVFGCGAEDGKIRIFRVTGAKFEQEVLFKGHSLAVSQVFFLPEAYRLITGGNDGKVLLWDVSNEVGKLRSPVKSIHRRRARMPNTTKKADKMNTELTNEHVPILPKLTIEHGEKVNWISYAEIKSSRRVLVADQSSSISIYPIAEP
- the WDR53 gene encoding WD repeat-containing protein 53 isoform X2, yielding MILYEVMMWNLQKARPLWIVDLQEEESDEHATGQLFNPPLAHSLSVSTCGNVFGCGAEDGKIRIFRVTGAKFEQEVLFKGHSLAVSQVFFLPEAYRLITGGNDGKVLLWDVSNEVGKLRSPVKSIHRRRARMPNTTKKADKMNTELTNEHVPILPKLTIEHGEKVNWISYAEIKSSRRVLVADQSSSISIYPIAEP
- the WDR53 gene encoding WD repeat-containing protein 53 isoform X3, which translates into the protein MMWNLQKARPLWIVDLQEEESDEHATGQLFNPPLAHSLSVSTCGNVFGCGAEDGKIRIFRVTGAKFEQEVLFKGHSLAVSQVFFLPEAYRLITGGNDGKVLLWDVSNEVGKLRSPVKSIHRRRARMPNTTKKADKMNTELTNEHVPILPKLTIEHGEKVNWISYAEIKSSRRVLVADQSSSISIYPIAEP